In Janthinobacterium sp. J1-1, a single genomic region encodes these proteins:
- a CDS encoding ATP-binding protein — MSLRWRLYTYLFAAHLLFVALSVFLLRATPLPMLAVEALLLLSLALGVRLVGRALEPLGYTRHFHDLLQDQHYAARLQASGDGELNELVQLFNTMLGALYQERLQIGEQQGFLDRLLEATPGAVVVFDFDGRISLLNASAQALLGLGPEAKGRALTAGARQGRQALLAQLDALPLGDSQLLSDADGRRYRSQRGRFYDRGFARHFLLVEELTQELESSEKATYDKLIRVLAHEVNNTVAATGSVLDSLLYYRGQLTERDGDDFGTAIAAVKRRNTSLGEFIERFTRVVKMPAPEPRPVAVREIMDDILYLYREPCRSRGITIGWRRCDAVPAIALDRHLMEQALLNVVKNAMEAVEQAGPAAASIWFELAAEAHGVRLSIIDSGNLPGDLPARQLFMPFFTTKKGGQGIGLLFVREVLTRHGFAYRLAATGQDATSFDIWLQGGPAPRSPAQGERLAGAQDAGRV, encoded by the coding sequence ATGAGCTTGCGCTGGCGCTTGTACACCTATCTGTTCGCGGCGCACCTGCTGTTCGTGGCGCTGAGCGTGTTCCTGTTGCGCGCCACGCCGCTGCCGATGCTGGCAGTGGAGGCGCTGTTGCTGCTCAGCCTGGCACTGGGCGTGCGCCTGGTCGGCCGCGCGCTCGAACCGCTCGGCTACACGCGCCACTTCCACGACCTGCTGCAAGACCAGCATTACGCGGCGCGGCTGCAGGCCAGCGGCGATGGCGAGCTCAATGAACTGGTGCAGCTGTTCAACACCATGCTGGGCGCGCTATACCAGGAGCGCTTGCAGATCGGCGAACAGCAGGGTTTTCTCGACCGCCTGCTCGAAGCGACCCCCGGCGCGGTGGTGGTGTTCGACTTCGACGGCCGTATCAGCCTGCTGAACGCCAGCGCCCAGGCGTTGCTGGGACTGGGGCCGGAAGCGAAGGGGCGGGCGCTGACGGCTGGCGCGCGGCAGGGCAGGCAGGCATTGCTGGCACAGCTCGACGCGCTGCCGCTCGGCGACAGCCAGTTGCTGAGCGACGCCGACGGGCGCCGCTACCGCAGCCAGCGCGGCCGGTTTTACGACCGTGGTTTCGCGCGGCACTTTTTGCTGGTCGAGGAACTGACCCAGGAACTGGAAAGTTCCGAGAAAGCCACGTACGACAAGCTGATCCGCGTGCTGGCGCATGAGGTCAACAACACCGTGGCGGCCACCGGCTCGGTGCTCGATTCGCTGCTGTATTACCGTGGCCAGCTCACCGAGCGCGACGGCGACGACTTCGGCACGGCGATTGCCGCCGTCAAGCGCCGCAATACCAGCCTGGGCGAGTTCATCGAACGCTTCACGCGCGTGGTCAAGATGCCGGCACCGGAGCCCAGGCCGGTCGCGGTGCGCGAGATCATGGACGACATTCTGTACCTGTACCGCGAACCTTGCCGCAGCCGCGGCATCACGATCGGCTGGCGGCGTTGCGATGCGGTGCCAGCCATCGCACTGGACCGCCATCTGATGGAGCAGGCGCTGCTGAACGTGGTCAAGAACGCGATGGAGGCGGTCGAGCAGGCCGGCCCGGCGGCCGCTTCCATCTGGTTCGAGCTGGCGGCCGAGGCCCATGGGGTGCGCCTGTCGATCATCGACTCCGGCAACCTGCCGGGCGATTTGCCGGCGCGGCAGTTGTTCATGCCGTTTTTCACCACCAAGAAAGGCGGCCAGGGCATCGGCCTGTTGTTCGTGCGCGAGGTGCTGACGCGCCACGGCTTTGCGTATCGGCTGGCCGCCACCGGCCAGGACGCGACCAGTTTCGATATCTGGCTGCAGGGCGGGCCTGCTCCCCGGTCGCCGGCGCAAGGCGAGCGGCTTGCCGGAGCGCAGGACGCCGGCAGGGTTTGA
- a CDS encoding catalase family peroxidase: protein MIAVTSHRTHESQTDMPNPTSRRGSLLLLLPIALILLALAALFAWVGGWFGNHQLTPQKMMDFAQASGTQAPGFRRAHSKGVCFAGTFAPTPEAAGLSTARAFSQPSIAVIGRFSASSNNPYAPDGASPVRGMAVQLKTDDGQEWRIAMNSFPFFAAATPQGFQAMNEAGKPDPATGKPDPDKMKAVLAAHPEIAAFQAWAKTAPRSDSLGSTRFNGVNAFRLTDAKGIERMVRWSMRPRTPFVAMTPEQLKAADANFLIADLDQRLATGPLVWDMVVQIAEPEDPVNDPSKAWPESRKEATIGTLTLAHAEPQSTGPCRDLNFDPLILPVGIAGSDDPILQARSAAYSVSFNRREREISAGKSAYPAVQNGSAK, encoded by the coding sequence ATGATCGCTGTCACCAGCCATCGAACCCACGAAAGCCAGACCGACATGCCCAACCCGACTTCACGCCGCGGCTCCCTGCTGCTGCTGTTACCGATCGCCCTGATCCTGCTGGCCCTCGCCGCGCTGTTCGCGTGGGTCGGCGGCTGGTTCGGCAACCACCAGCTGACGCCGCAAAAAATGATGGACTTCGCCCAGGCGTCGGGTACCCAGGCGCCGGGATTCCGGCGTGCGCACAGCAAGGGCGTCTGCTTTGCCGGCACCTTCGCGCCGACGCCGGAAGCGGCGGGCCTGTCGACAGCGCGCGCGTTCTCGCAGCCGTCGATTGCCGTGATCGGCCGCTTTTCCGCGTCCTCCAACAACCCGTATGCACCGGACGGTGCGTCGCCGGTGCGCGGCATGGCGGTGCAGCTGAAGACCGACGACGGCCAGGAATGGCGCATCGCCATGAACAGTTTTCCCTTCTTTGCCGCCGCCACGCCGCAAGGCTTTCAGGCGATGAACGAGGCCGGCAAGCCCGATCCGGCGACCGGCAAGCCCGACCCGGACAAGATGAAAGCTGTGCTGGCCGCGCATCCCGAGATCGCCGCGTTCCAGGCCTGGGCGAAAACCGCGCCCCGGTCCGACAGCCTGGGCAGCACCCGTTTCAACGGCGTCAACGCGTTTCGCCTGACGGACGCAAAAGGCATTGAGCGCATGGTGCGCTGGTCGATGCGCCCGCGCACGCCATTCGTGGCGATGACACCCGAGCAGCTGAAGGCGGCCGATGCGAATTTCCTGATTGCCGACCTGGACCAGCGCCTGGCCACCGGCCCGCTGGTATGGGACATGGTGGTGCAAATCGCCGAACCAGAGGACCCGGTCAACGATCCTTCGAAGGCCTGGCCCGAGTCGCGCAAGGAGGCCACCATCGGCACATTGACGTTGGCGCATGCCGAGCCGCAGTCAACCGGCCCATGCCGCGACCTCAATTTCGACCCATTGATACTGCCGGTGGGCATCGCCGGCAGCGACGATCCCATCCTGCAGGCCCGCTCGGCCGCGTACTCGGTGTCGTTCAACCGCCGCGAGCGCGAAATCAGTGCCGGCAAGTCCGCCTATCCTGCAGTCCAGAACGGGAGCGCCAAATGA
- a CDS encoding cytochrome b, with amino-acid sequence MNRPRHFNLLARVLHWAMALAILAMLFVGAGMVVSLQYRAQLLDLHRPLGIAILLLAIVRLVNRLSRPTPALPGDLPAIQKFAAHASHWLLYGLMLAMPLIGWAMLSAGGYPIPLFGGVHLPAILPHSPEVYGMLRPLHGVLAYVLFATIMAHLGAALFHAWVRRDEVFGQMARGEQE; translated from the coding sequence ATGAATCGTCCACGCCACTTCAATCTGCTCGCCCGCGTGCTGCACTGGGCCATGGCGCTGGCCATTCTCGCCATGCTGTTTGTCGGCGCCGGCATGGTCGTCTCGCTGCAGTACCGCGCCCAGCTGCTGGACCTGCATCGTCCGCTCGGCATTGCGATCCTGCTGCTGGCCATCGTGCGCCTGGTCAACCGCCTGAGCCGGCCAACGCCGGCGCTGCCGGGCGACCTGCCGGCGATCCAGAAATTCGCCGCGCACGCGTCGCACTGGCTGTTGTATGGCCTGATGCTGGCGATGCCGCTGATCGGCTGGGCCATGCTGTCGGCCGGTGGCTATCCGATCCCGCTGTTCGGCGGCGTCCACCTGCCGGCGATCCTGCCGCACAGCCCCGAGGTGTACGGCATGCTGCGCCCCCTGCATGGCGTGCTGGCGTATGTGCTGTTCGCCACCATAATGGCCCACCTTGGCGCGGCGCTGTTTCACGCCTGGGTGCGCCGCGACGAGGTATTCGGCCAGATGGCCAGGGGCGAGCAAGAATAA
- a CDS encoding sigma 54-interacting transcriptional regulator — protein MLTPTTCEEAPMASPDNEQTLTSVLSMPQHGAQRLLALTILWHPDLARVGEQFIAGHGVSELALDRYAPAFCLPGKEPRPLGERCIAREPLLLQGDAAGGLTLRPPASRMLVTLDGAPLAAPLAVSAARLDKALVLELGGAVLLCVHWAEGLPKLEQQGELIGVSSRMRRVRESIRQVAATELPVLLLGETGTGKELAARAIHAASLHRDGPLVAVNMAALNETLAAADLFGAAKGAYTGAERLRDGFFAEAAGGTLFLDEIGNAPVAVQPMLLRVLDGGEYRPLGAARSLQSRARLLAATDQDLASTNFNQPLLRRLESFVIELPALRTRREDIGLLVVRVMQEWNAAVGAQVSLPVALVRDLCCHDWPGNVRQLRNVVRRALLALQSGIVPALSSLVPLVAHAQDPAVPPRRAELASVEHAAVLDAMDANGWQIQAASLALGVSRPSMYKLLAAHPQIREAGVIPLEQLRAALVAHQGDVAHCAASLRTPCEALRRRLRSEGLIA, from the coding sequence ATGCTGACACCCACTACTTGCGAGGAAGCACCGATGGCGTCGCCGGATAACGAGCAAACCCTGACGTCGGTACTGTCGATGCCGCAACATGGCGCCCAGCGCCTGCTGGCGCTGACCATACTGTGGCATCCCGACCTGGCCAGGGTAGGCGAGCAATTCATCGCTGGCCATGGCGTGTCCGAACTGGCGCTGGACCGCTACGCGCCGGCATTTTGCCTGCCGGGCAAGGAACCGCGCCCGCTGGGCGAGCGCTGCATTGCGCGTGAGCCGCTGCTGCTGCAGGGCGATGCAGCCGGGGGGCTGACCCTGCGCCCGCCTGCCAGCCGCATGCTCGTCACGCTCGACGGCGCGCCACTGGCGGCGCCGCTGGCAGTCAGTGCCGCGCGCCTCGACAAGGCACTGGTGCTGGAGCTGGGTGGCGCCGTGCTGCTGTGCGTGCACTGGGCCGAGGGTTTGCCGAAACTGGAGCAGCAGGGCGAATTGATCGGCGTGAGCAGCCGCATGCGCCGGGTGCGCGAGTCCATCCGCCAGGTTGCCGCCACCGAACTGCCAGTGCTGCTGCTGGGCGAAACCGGTACCGGCAAGGAGCTCGCCGCGCGTGCCATCCACGCTGCCAGCCTGCATCGCGACGGGCCGCTGGTGGCCGTCAACATGGCGGCGCTCAATGAGACACTGGCCGCGGCCGATCTGTTTGGCGCGGCCAAGGGGGCTTACACGGGCGCCGAACGGCTGCGTGACGGATTTTTTGCCGAGGCGGCCGGCGGCACCCTGTTTCTCGATGAAATCGGCAATGCGCCGGTGGCGGTGCAGCCGATGCTGTTGCGGGTGCTGGACGGTGGCGAGTATCGTCCACTGGGCGCCGCGCGATCGCTGCAATCGCGGGCGCGCCTGCTGGCCGCCACAGACCAGGACCTGGCCAGTACGAATTTCAACCAGCCGCTGTTGCGGCGCCTGGAGAGTTTCGTGATCGAATTGCCCGCGTTGCGCACGCGGCGGGAAGACATCGGCTTGCTGGTCGTGCGCGTGATGCAGGAATGGAATGCCGCTGTCGGTGCACAAGTGAGCCTGCCTGTGGCGCTGGTGCGCGACCTGTGCTGTCATGATTGGCCGGGCAATGTGCGCCAGTTGCGCAATGTGGTCCGGCGCGCGCTGCTTGCCTTGCAGTCCGGTATCGTCCCTGCGCTGTCGTCGCTGGTGCCATTGGTGGCGCACGCGCAGGATCCCGCAGTACCGCCGCGTCGGGCCGAACTGGCCAGTGTGGAGCATGCCGCGGTACTCGACGCGATGGATGCCAACGGCTGGCAGATCCAGGCCGCGTCGCTGGCGCTGGGTGTGTCGCGCCCCTCGATGTACAAATTGCTGGCGGCCCACCCGCAGATACGCGAGGCGGGCGTGATTCCGCTGGAGCAGTTGCGCGCGGCGCTGGTCGCGCATCAGGGGGATGTCGCGCACTGCGCCGCATCGCTCAGGACGCCCTGCGAGGCCCTGCGCCGCCGCTTGCGCAGCGAGGGCCTGATCGCCTGA
- a CDS encoding protein kinase, which produces MRQCLGEGGYGQVYEAWDQLLHRSVALKCLAIAGGEATRAQLIQEARLAASLQHLAFVKIFGFEDDGRSQYIVMELVRGATLRDHIAECANDMPRALDIIDQVAAAMVEAHASSLVHGDLKPSNIMLEPGGTVRILDFGLARHIDPLATQSGTPEDAQGTIAYMAPERLVGRPSSAATDIYSLGVVLYQLATGERPFAGLHGLALASAHMHSSAQQWQFPSDIKPDMLQLILAMCARDTSLRLQSMSAVRDRIALLHCTAPARDMDPAPASPSKPRWWQARRLPRRAVLLSGAILLLAMAASTLVLPGPSWQAPVAWRSDSALMQSGMEALRHTDRDGAIEQALQQFGAILERHPNHAGAAAGQSLAYSMRYVGDGRDETWLTRAAAGAALALQENDQLALAHAAQSWVAALQGRGADALSAADRALALDPDDLSALHAKINVLLRMQRHDAARELIARARARWPQERTFADLDGTLHFQQGDYAAAEQAFRHSLQLEPDAVLGYANLSAALSRLGRGNEALSVLQQGLRMQPSGALYTNLGAALFARGDFLGASTAFEHAVSSIKGGPNDYLKWANLADALRWLPGREQAAHDAYRRAMQLLQPMLARAPDDPTFLTRMGLYASHLGNVPDALKWTERGAAMAPASPDVRFRAALANELSGQRGAAIAHLARAIALGYPLSAIESEPELVALRRDSRYQTLAMENKR; this is translated from the coding sequence TTGCGGCAATGTCTGGGCGAAGGCGGCTATGGCCAGGTATATGAAGCGTGGGATCAACTATTGCATCGCAGCGTAGCCCTGAAGTGTCTTGCCATTGCCGGAGGCGAAGCGACACGCGCGCAATTGATCCAGGAAGCGCGCCTGGCCGCGTCGCTGCAGCATCTCGCCTTTGTCAAGATCTTCGGTTTCGAGGATGACGGCCGTTCCCAGTACATCGTCATGGAGCTGGTGCGCGGCGCGACACTGCGCGATCACATCGCCGAGTGTGCGAACGACATGCCGCGCGCGCTCGATATCATCGATCAGGTTGCCGCCGCCATGGTGGAAGCGCACGCATCAAGCCTGGTGCATGGCGACTTAAAACCCAGCAATATCATGCTCGAACCCGGCGGCACCGTGCGCATCCTCGATTTCGGCCTGGCGCGCCATATCGATCCGCTCGCCACGCAGTCGGGCACGCCGGAGGATGCCCAGGGCACCATCGCCTACATGGCGCCGGAGCGCCTGGTCGGGCGTCCATCGAGCGCCGCCACCGATATCTATTCGCTGGGGGTGGTGCTGTATCAACTGGCGACAGGCGAACGTCCGTTTGCCGGCCTGCACGGCCTGGCGCTGGCCAGCGCGCACATGCATTCCAGCGCGCAGCAATGGCAGTTTCCGAGCGATATCAAGCCTGATATGCTGCAGCTGATACTGGCGATGTGCGCGCGCGACACGTCCTTGCGCTTGCAAAGCATGAGCGCCGTACGCGACCGGATTGCCCTGCTGCACTGCACCGCTCCCGCGCGCGACATGGATCCCGCGCCAGCGTCGCCCTCGAAGCCGCGCTGGTGGCAAGCAAGGCGCCTGCCGCGGCGGGCCGTGTTGCTGAGCGGTGCCATATTATTGCTGGCCATGGCTGCCTCGACGCTGGTGCTGCCAGGACCATCATGGCAGGCACCGGTCGCCTGGCGATCCGACTCCGCGCTGATGCAGTCCGGCATGGAAGCCTTGCGCCACACCGACCGCGACGGCGCGATTGAACAAGCGCTGCAGCAATTTGGCGCCATTCTCGAGCGCCACCCCAACCATGCCGGAGCGGCCGCGGGACAGTCACTGGCGTACAGCATGCGCTATGTTGGCGACGGGCGCGACGAGACGTGGCTGACGCGCGCGGCAGCAGGTGCCGCGCTGGCGCTCCAGGAGAACGACCAGCTGGCGCTGGCCCATGCGGCGCAGTCCTGGGTGGCCGCGCTGCAAGGCCGCGGCGCCGATGCGCTGTCCGCCGCCGACCGCGCGCTGGCGCTCGATCCAGACGACCTGTCCGCCCTGCACGCCAAGATCAATGTACTGCTGCGCATGCAGCGCCACGATGCCGCCCGCGAGCTGATCGCCCGCGCCCGGGCGCGCTGGCCGCAGGAACGCACCTTCGCCGACCTCGACGGCACGCTGCACTTCCAGCAAGGTGACTATGCCGCGGCGGAACAGGCATTTCGCCACAGCCTGCAACTGGAACCCGATGCCGTACTCGGCTACGCCAACCTGAGCGCCGCCCTGTCTCGCCTGGGACGGGGCAACGAGGCACTGAGCGTGTTGCAGCAAGGCCTGCGCATGCAGCCCAGCGGCGCCTTGTACACCAACCTGGGCGCGGCGCTGTTCGCGCGTGGCGATTTTCTTGGTGCCAGTACCGCTTTCGAACATGCCGTATCGTCCATCAAGGGCGGTCCGAATGACTACCTGAAATGGGCCAACCTGGCCGACGCGCTGCGCTGGCTGCCAGGGCGCGAACAGGCCGCGCACGATGCCTACCGGCGCGCCATGCAGTTGCTGCAGCCGATGCTGGCGCGCGCGCCTGACGATCCCACCTTTCTCACGCGCATGGGGCTATATGCCTCCCATCTGGGCAATGTGCCCGATGCGCTGAAATGGACCGAGCGCGGCGCCGCGATGGCGCCGGCCAGCCCCGACGTGCGCTTTCGCGCAGCGCTCGCCAATGAACTCAGCGGCCAACGTGGCGCCGCCATCGCCCACCTGGCACGCGCCATTGCCTTGGGGTACCCGCTCTCTGCCATCGAGAGCGAACCCGAGCTGGTCGCGCTGCGGCGCGACTCCCGTTATCAAACCCTCGCCATGGAAAATAAACGATGA
- a CDS encoding PLP-dependent aminotransferase family protein, whose protein sequence is MPKNAAAWLPKLKKGQGPVYLLIADAIGADIAIGRLVAEQRLPAQRALAEALGIDFTTVARAYAEAHKRGLVDSTVGRGTFVCGKRALAIPRAVAARPQVDLSMNMPPEPFTPELLALMRASLADIGADMPGLLRYQDFGGSAADREAGALWLRRRGLAIAPERLLVVPGAQAALLAILSTIAPPGSVVCCEALTYPGLRALAGLMNLRLVGLPMDGEGIDALAFAAACAQYAPRALYCNPTLLNPTTATMSAQRRQALVQVARNYGVPIIEDDAYGFLPRSGPPPLAASGPDITYHVAGLAKCVGAGLRLAYVAAPDDVSAARVAAALRATAVMAAPFTAALATRWIRDGIADLALNAIRKESMARQRLAARILPPGSYLAHPEGFHLWINLPPQWDRLALTAHLRATGIGVVPSDAFAVDGTAPQAIRVCIGGIASQQEIGQALQRIADALKHPPLAQPAVL, encoded by the coding sequence GTGCCGAAAAACGCCGCCGCCTGGCTGCCCAAGCTGAAAAAGGGCCAAGGCCCCGTCTACCTGCTGATCGCCGACGCCATCGGCGCCGACATCGCCATCGGCCGCCTGGTGGCGGAACAGCGCCTGCCGGCCCAGCGCGCCCTGGCCGAGGCGCTGGGCATCGACTTCACCACCGTGGCGCGCGCCTACGCCGAGGCGCACAAGCGCGGGCTGGTCGACTCCACCGTCGGCCGCGGCACGTTTGTCTGCGGCAAGCGCGCGCTGGCGATCCCGCGTGCGGTGGCGGCGCGGCCGCAGGTCGACCTGTCGATGAACATGCCGCCGGAGCCATTCACGCCGGAGCTGCTGGCGCTGATGCGCGCCAGCCTGGCCGACATCGGCGCCGACATGCCCGGCCTGCTGCGCTACCAGGATTTTGGCGGCTCGGCGGCGGACCGCGAGGCCGGCGCGCTGTGGCTGCGGCGGCGCGGCCTGGCGATCGCGCCGGAACGCCTGCTGGTGGTGCCGGGCGCGCAGGCGGCGCTGCTGGCGATACTGAGCACCATCGCACCGCCTGGTTCCGTGGTGTGCTGCGAGGCGCTCACCTACCCGGGCCTGCGCGCGCTGGCCGGCCTGATGAACCTGCGGCTGGTGGGCCTGCCGATGGACGGCGAAGGCATCGACGCGCTGGCGTTTGCGGCGGCGTGCGCGCAGTATGCCCCGCGCGCGCTGTATTGCAACCCCACCCTGCTCAATCCGACCACGGCCACCATGTCGGCCCAGCGGCGCCAGGCGCTGGTGCAGGTGGCCCGCAATTATGGCGTGCCCATCATCGAGGACGACGCCTATGGCTTCCTGCCGCGCAGCGGGCCGCCGCCGCTGGCCGCCAGCGGCCCTGACATCACCTATCATGTGGCGGGCCTGGCCAAGTGCGTGGGCGCCGGCCTGCGCCTGGCGTATGTGGCCGCGCCGGACGACGTGAGCGCGGCGCGGGTGGCCGCCGCCCTGCGCGCCACCGCCGTGATGGCCGCGCCATTCACGGCGGCGCTGGCCACGCGCTGGATCAGGGACGGCATCGCCGACCTCGCGCTCAACGCGATCCGCAAGGAATCGATGGCCCGGCAACGGCTGGCGGCGCGCATCCTGCCCCCAGGCAGCTACCTGGCCCACCCCGAGGGTTTTCATCTGTGGATCAACTTGCCGCCGCAGTGGGACCGCCTGGCGCTGACCGCGCATCTGCGGGCCACCGGCATCGGCGTGGTGCCGAGCGACGCCTTCGCCGTGGACGGCACGGCGCCGCAGGCGATCCGGGTATGCATCGGCGGCATCGCCAGCCAGCAAGAGATCGGCCAGGCGCTGCAGCGCATCGCCGACGCGCTGAAGCACCCGCCCTTGGCGCAGCCGGCGGTGCTGTAG
- a CDS encoding MSMEG_0572/Sll0783 family nitrogen starvation response protein, whose protein sequence is MPAIDHKPHAKGDYFVDYEEKVFEDVKALPGEKALVTFHTVAFEGSIGFVNLLQATRLLRKGYETSVLLYGPGVTLGLQRGFPTLGDEAFPGHMNHNNQLVKFMAEGGKVYACRFALQALYGHGEPSLIEGIRAIAPQDVLDIKLLHLRANAVIIDTWTV, encoded by the coding sequence ATGCCAGCCATCGACCACAAGCCACACGCCAAGGGCGACTATTTTGTTGACTACGAAGAGAAGGTCTTCGAAGACGTGAAAGCCCTGCCCGGAGAGAAGGCGCTGGTCACCTTTCACACCGTGGCCTTCGAAGGATCGATCGGCTTCGTCAACCTGCTGCAGGCCACGCGCCTGCTGCGCAAGGGCTACGAAACGTCGGTGCTGTTGTACGGTCCCGGCGTCACGCTGGGCCTGCAGCGCGGCTTTCCCACCCTGGGCGATGAAGCGTTCCCGGGCCATATGAACCACAACAACCAGCTGGTGAAATTCATGGCCGAGGGCGGCAAGGTATATGCCTGCCGTTTCGCGCTGCAGGCGCTGTACGGCCATGGCGAGCCGTCGCTGATCGAGGGCATCCGCGCCATCGCGCCGCAGGACGTGCTGGACATCAAGCTGCTGCACCTGCGCGCCAACGCGGTCATCATCGACACCTGGACCGTGTAA
- a CDS encoding Nit6803 family nitrilase has protein sequence MTTTKKMVRAAAVQIAPDLESADGTLAKVLQAIADAARQGAELVVFPETFVPYYPYFSFVRPPFQAGAEHLLLYERAPTVPGPVTDAVAGAAREHGVVVVLGVNERDHGSLYNTQLVFDANGELVLKRRKITPTYHERMIWGQGDASGLKVVDTAVGRLGALACWEHYNPLARYALMAQHEQIHCAQFPGSMVGQIFADQMEVTIRHHALESACFVVNATGWLTDQQIAAITPEPAVQKALRGGCCTTIVSPEGVLLAEPLRAGEGIVIADLDMALITKRKRMMDSVGHYARPELLSLMMDGRAATPVHAAAEHVVHPTTPREPSA, from the coding sequence ATGACGACGACCAAGAAAATGGTACGGGCGGCGGCGGTGCAGATCGCGCCGGACCTCGAGAGCGCCGACGGCACGCTGGCCAAGGTGCTGCAGGCGATTGCCGACGCGGCGCGCCAGGGCGCCGAACTGGTGGTGTTCCCCGAGACGTTCGTGCCCTACTACCCTTACTTTTCGTTCGTGCGGCCGCCCTTCCAGGCCGGCGCCGAACACCTGCTGCTGTATGAGCGCGCGCCGACCGTGCCGGGGCCGGTCACCGACGCGGTGGCGGGGGCCGCGCGCGAACATGGCGTGGTGGTGGTGCTCGGCGTGAACGAGCGCGATCATGGCAGCCTGTACAACACCCAGCTGGTGTTCGACGCCAACGGCGAGCTGGTGCTCAAGCGCCGCAAGATCACGCCGACCTATCACGAGCGCATGATCTGGGGGCAGGGCGACGCCAGCGGCTTGAAGGTGGTCGATACCGCCGTTGGCCGCCTGGGGGCGCTGGCCTGCTGGGAGCACTACAACCCGCTGGCGCGCTACGCCCTGATGGCGCAGCACGAGCAGATCCACTGCGCGCAGTTCCCCGGTTCCATGGTCGGCCAGATTTTCGCCGACCAGATGGAGGTGACGATACGCCACCATGCGCTCGAATCGGCCTGCTTCGTGGTCAACGCCACCGGCTGGCTGACCGACCAGCAGATCGCGGCCATCACGCCGGAACCGGCCGTGCAAAAAGCGCTGCGCGGCGGCTGCTGCACCACCATCGTCTCGCCGGAAGGCGTGCTGCTGGCCGAACCGCTGCGTGCCGGCGAGGGCATCGTGATCGCCGACCTCGACATGGCGCTGATCACCAAGCGCAAGCGGATGATGGACTCGGTCGGCCATTACGCGCGTCCTGAGTTGCTGAGCCTGATGATGGACGGCCGCGCCGCCACCCCGGTGCATGCCGCCGCCGAACACGTCGTACATCCAACCACACCGAGGGAGCCATCCGCATGA
- a CDS encoding MSMEG_0568 family radical SAM protein, translating to MNTFNADLPAQQLITELQSLGMRLADPGQGAPSRRGGAGPSDHKAVIVDGTTVMIPVHTGSAFNSPYLAAAPGADGRSAILRDGRTVGIIAFPRQPRFYKMQTLDGVPYSHIATLHGKDVLATTVLQSCIRYESRRKSCQFCSIGQSLAAGRTILRKTPEQLAEVARAAVLLDQVKHMVMTTGTPNATDRGAAILCESAFAVKSAVALPIQGQCEPPDDDAWFARMRDAGIDALGMHLEAVTPAVRARIMPGKASVPLERYFDAFARAVEVFGRGQVSTYILAGLGDTPEAILRCCERLIAAGVYPFVVPFVPIAGTPLEDHPAPSAAMMRALLAPLGDMLGAAGMHSGEIKAGCGRCGACSSLSTFERKPS from the coding sequence ATGAATACCTTCAATGCCGACCTGCCGGCCCAGCAGCTGATCACCGAACTGCAGTCGCTGGGCATGCGCCTGGCGGACCCCGGCCAGGGCGCGCCCAGCCGGCGCGGCGGCGCCGGTCCGTCCGACCACAAGGCGGTGATCGTCGACGGCACCACCGTCATGATCCCGGTGCATACCGGCAGCGCCTTCAATTCGCCCTACCTGGCGGCCGCGCCCGGCGCCGACGGCCGCAGCGCCATCCTGCGCGACGGCCGCACGGTGGGCATCATCGCGTTTCCGCGCCAGCCGCGCTTTTACAAGATGCAGACGCTCGACGGCGTGCCGTATTCGCATATCGCCACGCTGCACGGCAAGGACGTGCTGGCCACCACGGTGCTGCAAAGCTGCATCCGATACGAGAGCCGGCGCAAGTCGTGCCAGTTCTGCTCGATCGGGCAGTCGCTGGCGGCCGGCCGCACCATCCTGCGCAAGACGCCGGAGCAGCTGGCCGAGGTGGCCCGCGCGGCCGTGCTGCTCGACCAGGTGAAACATATGGTGATGACCACCGGCACGCCCAACGCCACCGACCGTGGCGCCGCCATCCTGTGCGAGAGTGCGTTCGCCGTCAAGTCGGCGGTGGCCTTGCCGATCCAGGGCCAGTGCGAGCCACCGGACGACGACGCCTGGTTCGCGCGCATGCGCGACGCCGGCATCGACGCGCTGGGCATGCACCTGGAGGCGGTCACGCCGGCCGTGCGGGCCCGCATCATGCCGGGCAAGGCCAGCGTGCCGCTCGAGCGCTACTTCGACGCGTTCGCGCGCGCGGTGGAGGTGTTCGGCCGGGGCCAGGTCAGCACCTACATCCTGGCCGGCCTGGGCGACACGCCCGAGGCGATCCTGCGCTGCTGCGAGCGGCTGATCGCCGCCGGCGTGTACCCGTTCGTGGTGCCGTTCGTGCCGATCGCCGGCACCCCGCTGGAAGACCATCCCGCGCCGTCCGCCGCCATGATGCGCGCGCTGCTCGCGCCCTTGGGCGACATGCTGGGCGCGGCCGGCATGCATTCGGGCGAGATCAAGGCCGGTTGCGGGCGTTGCGGCGCGTGCTCGTCGCTGTCCACCTTTGAAAGGAAACCATCATGA